AGTAATTTTACCAATGTATAATGGTGATGAAATTTCCACTTACAAGTTAGCCTACAAATTTGATATTTATGCAACGTATCCAATTAGTCGTGGAGATCTTTATATAGATGCTAAAAATGGAGACGCATTATTTTACAATGCAACTATTAAACACGCAAACTCTTTTGGTCACGTAGGTGAGCCAATGGTAACTGTATCTCAATTTGAAGACGATACAACGTATGATAATTATACAAGCATAGCTATGATGGCTAGTGGTACTGCTGCTACACGTTATAGTGGTTCTCGTACTATTGAAACTCAACTTACTGGTGGTAGCTATAGGTTAGCAGATACTGGTAGAGATGTTTATACTCGTGATGCTAAAAATCAGGCGCCAGGAGGCACGTATCCTTACATTAATAATTATGATGAGTTTACAGACAATGATAATAATTGGACAACTGCAGAGCATAGCGCAAATAAAGATAATGCGGCTTTAGATGCTCATTGGGGTGCAATGGAAACGTATGATTACTGGCAACAAGTTCACGGTCGTGATAGTTACAACGGTAGTGGTGCACAAATTAGAAGTTATGTTCACGTAGATAACAATTATGATAACGCATTCTGGAATGGTTCTGTAATGTCTTACGGTGATGGTTCTTCGAATGGTAATGAAGGAAATGGATTTTTTGATGCGTTAACAAGTATAGATGTTGCATCTCACGAAATAGGACATGCTGTAACAACGTTTACTGCAAATCTTGCATACCAAAGAGAATCTGGTGGTCTTAATGAAGGCTTCTCAGATATTTGGGGTGCAGCAGTAGAGCATTTTGCAAAAGGAAATGGAAGTGATACTAATCCAACTGATGAAGTTTGGTTAATTGGAGATGAAATTGATAGACGAAGCGGCTCTGCAGCTCTACGCTCTATGAGTAATCCAACATCATTAGGACAACCAGATACTTATGGAGGACAATTCTGGCAAAACCCTAATTGTGGAACACCAACGCAATCTAATGACTATTGTGGAGTACATACAAACTCTGGTGTATTAAACTACTGGTTTTACTTATTAGTTGAAGGTGGCAATGGTACAAATGACGTTGGCGATGTGTTTTCAGTAAGTGGAATTGGTATGGATAAATCTGCTAAAATTGCCTACAGAACTTTAAATAACTATTTATCTGCAAACTCTACGTTTGCAAATGCAAGAGCTGGCGCAATACAAGCGGCTAAAGATCTTTATGGAGCTGGTGGCGCAGAAGAGCAGGCAGTAACAAATGCTTGGCATGCCGTTAATGTAGGTGATGCTTTTGGTGGAGGAAATGGTGGCTCTAACTATTGTGCCTCTAATGGTAACAGTGTTGCAGATGAGTATATCTCTAGAGTACAATTGGCAGATATTAATAATACTTCTGGTGCCGGAAGCGGTGGATACCAAAATCATACAGCTGTGGAAACAGACTTGGCAAAAGGTGATGTATATACAATTACAATTACACCTACCTGGACAGGAACTGTATATTCTGAGGGCTATGCCGTTTGGATAGATTATAACCAAGATGGTGATTTTTCTGATTCTGGAGAATTAGTTACAAGTGTTGCAGCTACACAAAATACACCTGTAAGTGGTAGCTTTACAGTGCCAACCAATGCTTCAGATGGAGCTACTCGTATGAGAGTTTCTATGAAATATAACGGTGTGCCTAGCGCTTGTGAATCATTTAGCTATGGTGAAGTAGAAGATTATACAGTTAATATTGGAAGCTCTGCTGCAGATACTCAAGCACCTAGTGTACCAACAAATTTATCTGCTTCTAACATCACAGAAACTACAGTAGATTTATCTTGGAATGCTTCAAACGATAATGTTGGAGTAACAGGATATGATGTTTATCAAGGAACTGCTTTATTAGGAACTACAGCTAATACATCTGCTCAAATTACCGGATTATCTTCTGGAACTAATTATACATTTAATGTTCGCGCAAAAGACGACGCAGGAAATGTATCTGGAGCTAGTAATACTGTGTCTGTAACTACAGACTCACCAGCATCTGGTGGTGGTTGTGTAAATGGTATTTCTTCATTCCCTTATTCAGAAGGTTATGAAAGTAATTTAGGAGCTTGGACGCAATCTACTTCAGACGATATAAACTGGACTAGAGACGCTAGTGGTACACCATCTAGCAATACAGGACCATCAAGTGCGGTTGAAGGTAGTTTTTATGTTTTTGTTGAAGCTTCTGGAAACGGTACAGGCTATCCTAACAAACAAGCAATTTTAAATTCACCTTGTATAGATTTATCTGCTACTGCACAACCAAATTTTACATTTAAGTATCATATGTATGGTGCATCAGATATGGGAAGTTTAAAAGTAGATGTTAGTGATAATGATGGAGCAACTTGGACAACGTTATTCTCCGAAACAGGAAATAAAGGAAATGCTTGGCAATCTGCAACTGTAGATCTTTCAGCTTATAATGGATCATCTATTAGACTAAGGTTTAATAGAACTACAGGCTCTACGTGGCAAGCAGATATCGCTATTGATGATGTGAGAGTTATAGATGGTACAGCAGACATTTGCGCAGGTGTTGCACCTTATAGCAGTTCTCAATCTTATAGTACTGGAGATCGTGTTACGTATCAAGGTAATTTATTTGAAAGAACAGCTAGTGGTTGGACAAACTTGGGAGCTTGTGGATCTTCTTTTGGAATCACAAACTTAGTGCCTCAGGCGCCACCAGTTAACTCAACATTTAATATTTACCCTAACCCTGTAAAAGGAACATCTTTACAAGTAGACTTTGTGTCTCAAAAAGAAGCAACATTTACAATAGTTAATATGTTAGGACAGCAAGTTGCAAAAGGAAACTTGAGCAACACGTTAGAAGTAGGAAATCTAGAAAGTGGTATCTATTTACTAAATGCTACTATAGATGGACAAACTATAACAAAACGCTTTATTAAAGAGTAAATTAACCAACACTTAAATGAAAAGGTCGCTTTAGAAATAGAGCGGCCTTTTTTATTTTATGTTAAACGTACACTTAAAATATGTTAATAAGACTTTTCATACATTGATTAACCTCTATTTTTGATAAAATAAAAAATTAAAGATAGTTATGAAATATGTAATTAAAATAAGCTTGATAATGTTAGCTGTTATCTTTTTAGCTTGTAATGAAGATGACTCTTCAAGTGAAGAACCAGCTAGATTAAGTGTTAAGTTAGTTGATGCTCCTGGTGATTATGATGCTGTGTTTGTAGATGTACAAGACGTTGTTGTAAAATATAACGGTAATTTAGATGATGAAGACGATGTTGTAATAGGTGACGTAAATTCTGGTATTTACAACTTATTAGAACTTACTGGTGGAGCTAGCGTATTATTAGTTGATGATAATATACCTGCAGGGAACATAAGTCAGATACGATTAATTTTGGGCACAAACAACTCTGTTGTTGTAGATGGAGAAACATTTCCTTTGAGTACACCAAGTGCACAACAATCTGGATTAAAAATACAGGTAAATGAAACTTTAGAAGGTGGTATTTTTTATGAGTTTATTTTAGATTTTGATGCAGATAAGTCTATCGTAAATCAAGGTAATGGAGGCTATAGTTTAAAGCCAGTCATAAGAGCATCTACAGTAGCGGAAAGTGGTGCAATTTCAGGAACAGTAAACCCAAGTGACTTTCAAACAGAAGTTATAGCGGTTTCAGGCGAATTAGAGATTACTACATATACAGATGCTACAGGTAATTTTGTTTTAAGCGGCGTTCCAAATGGTGTTTATATAGTATCGATAAACCCAGATCCAGAATCAGGATTTGAATCACAAACTTTTGTTGATGTTGAGGTGGTTAATGGTGAGGTTACATCTATAGGTAATGTAGAGCTTTAAAATTAATTTTATAAATACACTAAGCCGCTTTAGAAATAGAGCGGCTTTTTTATTATGTATTAACTGAAAAGTTATCTATAAACTCTTTATAGAAGAGAAGTAATGGGTCTAATGCTTGCCCCAAATTTTTAAATTGAAGATGATAACTGGTTTTTAAATGATAACTACTAGCAATGTCAAGGCAATAATTCTTTATTCAACTGTTTTTTAATTTTTCTCTGGTTAACAGAAAACTTAGAATTAAAATAATACCTATTCCGATTACTAACAAACCGTATTTGAATAATCCTGTTAGAAAAAATATAGGAAATCCAACATAACGACCTTTTTCAGATATTTGAACAAGATCAGATATGATGTTAGAATTCTCTAAAAAGAAATAGCAGATAATACAGAATAAGCTAATTATGTATAGTCTTATGATTATTGAATTTCTTTTATTGCGATTTAATGTCATCTTCAGTTTTAAATTTGCCATCAGAACCAGCAGATGTAATTAAAAATCCTTTGCCATTATTTGTTATTTCAAACTGATATTCTCGATTCCACGCATCTTTTTTCCAACCTTGTCTAATAGGACTATTTCCGATTAATTCGTTCAGTTCCTTTGGATATTTCCCGAGCTTTTCATTCCAGTTTTCCATTCTCTTACTCATTTCATGTATTTCTTTTTTCGTTTTATCTGGAAATACTGATGTCCTTTGGTAAGTAAAAAATAGAATTGCACTTATACTTCCTATAATTAAAACAGCAATTAAAATTAATGCACTCGGTTGCATAAAATATTTTTGAATCGGTCTTTTAGTACCGTCTTCTCTTTCTTTTTTACTTATCCGCTTTTGGTGTTTATAATCTTCGCGAATCAGTCCAAAATCTGCTAAAATCGAAAGTATTAATTCAATCATTTAGTTCTTTTCTCAAATGTGCTACAACTTCCTATAGTTTGAAGTTCAAATGTAGTAGTCTAAGTTCTTAAAATCTTTAAACTGAAAGTACCTCTGAGTCATGCAAAAGCTCTTCATTTCTTAATCTTAAGAATATTTGGGCTACAGAAACGGTGTCTTTTTCACAGTATATAATAATACGATCAACATCTTTTTCATTATAGAAAACATCACGAACCTGGCTACCATCAATATCATCTTTAGGTGAAGGAATCCCTAATATTTTGGTAAGTAATTTTAGAGACGTATAATGTTTGTAATCCCCAAATTTCCAAAGTTCCAATGTATCTAGATGTGGTATTTCCCAAGGTTTTTTTCCAAATAAATTAAGTTTAAATGGCAGCTCGATATGATGTATTATCATACGGCGAGCAATAAAGGGAAAGTCAAATTCTTTACCGTTATGAGCACAAAGCAAATGATGAGGTCTATTAAAATGAGATTCTAAAAGCCCCTTAAAATCTCTTAATATTTTTGGTTCATCTCCGTGAAAAGAGGTTGTTCTAAACTGCCTGCTGTCACCTTGAATTTTAAAATATCCTACAGATATGCAAACTATCTTACCAAATTCTGCCCAAATACCTGCACGATCATAAAAGTCTTCTGGTGTAAACTCGTCTTTACGTTGGTATTGAGTTTTAGTTTCCCAAAGTAATTTTGTATCATCATCTAACTCACTCCACTGTTTATACTCTGGTACAGTTTCAATATCTAAAAATAAAATGTGCTCAAGATTAAGCTTAGAAATCATAGTTTATCTATTTAAATGAAAAGATAACTAAAAAAATAACGCCTTTTAATGTTCGGCCATCATGCTGTAGGCTTCTTCTATGTAAGTATAAAAATCTTGGGTAAATGGTTTATCTACAAACTGCCCACGTTTATGACCTAAGCGAACAATGATGACATTATCTTCTGGTATAGTTATTACATACTGCCCTAAAATACCGCGCATTGCAAAAATATCTTTTCCCAAATGGTTACTTAACCAAAATCCATAACCGTATTCAGGACTGTCTTTAAATCTTGGCTCGATTGCAGTGCTAACAAAAGATGAATCTAACAGCTGTTCTCCGTTCCAGGCACCTTTGTCTTTATAAAGTTTACCAAAGCGGGCAAAATCTTTAGCGTTGCTTGCAATGCAACAATATGATTTTTCCATTCCAGAGTCTTCACTATCTAATTGCCAGGTTGCATCTTCAAAACTTTCCATTGGTGTCCAGAAACTTTCTTGCAAATAGTCTGTTAGTGTTTGGTTGGTCGCTTTTTCTATTACCATTCCTAAAAGCTGTGTGTTACCACTTAGGTATTTATAGGATTCACCTGGGTTTTCAACAACATTTAACCCTAAAATTACATCTCTTATATTAGTGTCATAATACGATCTTGCGGTTAAGGAAAATGGACTTGAGTAACTCTCGTCCCAATTTAGCCCAGAAGACATAGACGCCAAATCTCCTACGGTCATTTCTTTGCCTAGGTCTGTATTAAACTTTGGAAAGAAATCTGCTACAGGTTGGTCTAAACCAGTAATAAAACCATCTCGGATGGCTTTGCCTAAAAGTGTTACGGTAATACTTTTAGCCATTGAAAAGCTATTGGTTTTAGAAGTGTCTGAATAGCTTTCAGCATAGTCCTCATACCAAATACTATCATTTTTTATAATGACATACGCTATGGTTCCTAATCTATCGTTTATTTCATTTAAGGTTGTTGTTGGTGTTGCTTGATTGTATAGCTTGTGTTTAGGCCAATCTTGAGGGTTTTCTGCCTCAATTAACCTATTGTCAAAATACTTAGCATCATCTATAAAAGCAGTTGTATGGCCAGTTAGGTAAACAACGCGAACACCTTTAAGGATATAATCATAATCAAAGATATAGAGTAGTACTATGGCCAAACCAATAATTAGCAGTATCCCTTTAAAAACAGATTTTAAAAATTTCATGAATATATCTAATGTTTAAAACAATGTACCTTGTGTAACAGCACTTTCGTGATTTAGTAGCCATTCTTTACGCCAAATGCCACCAGCATAACCGGTCATACTACCATCACTACCTATAACCCGATGACACGGAATTACTATAGATATAGGATTCTTACCATTAGCACTAGCTGCGGCACGAATTACTTTTGGGTCACCCAAAGCTTTCGCCATATCTAAATAAGATGATGTTTTAGAAAACGGAATTGTACACAGTTGTTGCCACACCTTCTGTTGAAACTCTGTGCCTTGAGGGTTTAATTTAAAAGTAAAATCTTTAGTTTTCTTGGTAAAGTAATCTGTAAGCTCTTGTACGGCTATGGATAAGCTTTTGGGAATATCTTCGGTAAAGGGTTTGGCATCTTCTAAAAATAAAATAGACTGTACGCCATTTTCATCTCCTAAAACTTGAATAGCACCTAGAGGAGAACTAATAATAGCTTCATCTAATTTATTAAGCTTTAGAGGATCCATCTTCATTAGCTTTTTTAGACTCTAATAATCCCATACGTTTTGCGCGGTTTTCCCAGTTTTTTCTAGCTAGCTCCTGCATATCTTCCACACGGTCACTCTCATCCATAATTTCTAGACCTAAAAGCGTTTCAATAATATCTTCCATGGTTACAATCCCTACAGAATTACCATATTCATCTGATACCATGGCAATATGTGCGCGTTTCTCAACAAAAAATTCAAAAAGTTCTGGTATCGGTGTGTTGTTAGAAGTCATTAAGATATCACGCCTTAATGTAGATAAAGCGTCTGGTCCTTTGTTGTCTAACATTTCCTCTAGCACATCATCTTTAAGAATAAAACCAGTAATGTTATTAGTTTTCTCTTTATAAACAGGAATTCTAGAAAATTTTAAATGCTTGTGTTCTTGGTAAAACTCTTCGATAGTCTTTGTTTCATCTTCAATAATAGCTACAGAAAATGGTGTCATTACATCTTTAGCTTCAACAGACTTAAAGACCAATAAATTTTTAATTACAGTGGTTTCATTTTCTTCAAAAACGCCTTCTTCTTCAGCGGCGTCTGTAATAGCCATAAACTCTTCTCTGGACATTGTACTTACGTGCGCAGATTTTCCAATAAGTTTTGTGGTAAGTGTAAGAATCCAAAGTATACCCGTATATTTTAACGGAAACATAATAAGCTTTAAGAACTTTGCTGTAAAGTTTCCTAAGCTTTTCCAATAGGTAGCACCAATGGTTTTAGGAATTATTTCTGAAACAACAAGAATTAATACCGTCATAATTGCAGACACAATACCTACAGAATTATTTCCACTTCCAAAAGCCTTTTCTGCTTGCACACCTACCAAGATGGCACCAACCGTATGCGCTACGGTATTTAATGTTAAGATGGCTATTAATGGCTTGTCTATATCTTTTTTAAACTCTGCCAGAGTTTGTGCGTAGCCTTTCCCTTCTTTAGTTTTAATTTTAATAAATGTTGGTGTAACACTTAAAAGAGCTGCTTCTAAAATCGAGCATAAAAACGAAAAAAAGATAGAAACTACCGCGTAAATTATGAGTAATGTCATTAGATGATAAATTTTTGTGACAAGTTAAGGAAATAGACAATGTCTTTGTATTAATCCTTTCTGAAAAATAATGATTAACGCTAAACCTTTCTTACTTTTAGTATAGAATTGAATTATACCACTTAAAAAATTTAGAAAAGATGCCAAAACAAGAGATTAGCATTACTACAGATGCTGTAATTTTTTCTACATTATCCAATACAGATTATGTATTACTCATACAGCGTAAAAACGATCCGTTTAAAGATGAGTGGGCGCTTCCTGGAGGTTTTTTAGAAACAGATGAAACCTTTGAAACAGGAGCTAAACGAGAATTAAAAGAAGAAACAGGATTGGATGTAAAGGCTCTTAAACAAATAGGAGTTTTTGGAGCTATTGGCAGAGACCCAAGAGGACGAACTATTAGTATTGCTTTTGTAGGAACAATATCTAGCACTCCTAAAGTTGAAGCTGCAGACGATGCAAAAAATGCCAAATGGTGGCCTTTAAATAACCTTCCTAATTTGGCATTTGATCATTCTGAAATTATAGCAAAAGCTTTAAAAGCGCTATAAAAGTTTTACTGCATCTTTGGCAAAATAGCTAGCAATCATATTTGCGCCAGCTCGTTTAATTGATACTAACTGCTCTAACATTACAGCATCATGATCCAGCCATCCTTTTTCTGCGGCAGCCTTAAGCATAGCATATTCTCCACTTACTTGGTATACAGCTACAGGTACATCAACCGCTTCTTTTACATCTCTTACAATATCTAAGTAACAAAGTCCCGGTTTTACCATAACGATATCTGCACCTTCTTGTACGTCCATAATAGTTTCCTTAATGGCTTCGTCTCTATTCGCTGGATCCATTTGGTAACTTTGTTTATCCTTAGGAACATCTTTTACATCTACAGGAGCAGATGCCAAAGCGTCTCTAAATGGTCCATAAAATGCAGAGGCATATTTAGCCGAATAACTCATAATACCGGTATTATGAAAACCTTCATCTTCTAACAAGCTACGAATCTCGAAAATACGTCCATCCATCATATCACTTGGTGCAACTATATCTGCACCTGCTTTAGCATGAGATAAAGACATTTCTGCCAAAATTGCATTGGTGTCGTCGTTTATTATTTGGCCATCACCCACAACACCATCATGACCAAAAATTGAATATGGGTCTAACGCCACATCTGTCATAACAATCATATCTGGACATGTATCTTTTACGGTCTTTATGGCGCGTTGCATTAGTCCATCTGGATTTAATGCTTCTGTTCCTGCATTGTCTTTTAAGTTATTGGGAACTTTAACAAATAAAAGCACAGAACGCAATCCTAAATCCCAAAGCGACTTTACTTCTGCTTTTAAAAGATCTAAGCTATATCTGTAATAATTTGGCATAGATGCTATTTCATCTTTTACGCCAGAGCCTTCAGTAATAAAAAGCGGTACAATAAAATCATTAGGTGAAAGCATGGTTTCTCTAACTAATCCTCTAATAGATGCGTTAGTTCTTAATCT
This region of Croceibacter atlanticus HTCC2559 genomic DNA includes:
- a CDS encoding 3'-5' exonuclease; this encodes MISKLNLEHILFLDIETVPEYKQWSELDDDTKLLWETKTQYQRKDEFTPEDFYDRAGIWAEFGKIVCISVGYFKIQGDSRQFRTTSFHGDEPKILRDFKGLLESHFNRPHHLLCAHNGKEFDFPFIARRMIIHHIELPFKLNLFGKKPWEIPHLDTLELWKFGDYKHYTSLKLLTKILGIPSPKDDIDGSQVRDVFYNEKDVDRIIIYCEKDTVSVAQIFLRLRNEELLHDSEVLSV
- a CDS encoding methylated-DNA--[protein]-cysteine S-methyltransferase, which translates into the protein MDPLKLNKLDEAIISSPLGAIQVLGDENGVQSILFLEDAKPFTEDIPKSLSIAVQELTDYFTKKTKDFTFKLNPQGTEFQQKVWQQLCTIPFSKTSSYLDMAKALGDPKVIRAAASANGKNPISIVIPCHRVIGSDGSMTGYAGGIWRKEWLLNHESAVTQGTLF
- a CDS encoding type II secretion system protein GspG, which codes for MIELILSILADFGLIREDYKHQKRISKKEREDGTKRPIQKYFMQPSALILIAVLIIGSISAILFFTYQRTSVFPDKTKKEIHEMSKRMENWNEKLGKYPKELNELIGNSPIRQGWKKDAWNREYQFEITNNGKGFLITSAGSDGKFKTEDDIKSQ
- a CDS encoding serine hydrolase domain-containing protein, which codes for MKFLKSVFKGILLIIGLAIVLLYIFDYDYILKGVRVVYLTGHTTAFIDDAKYFDNRLIEAENPQDWPKHKLYNQATPTTTLNEINDRLGTIAYVIIKNDSIWYEDYAESYSDTSKTNSFSMAKSITVTLLGKAIRDGFITGLDQPVADFFPKFNTDLGKEMTVGDLASMSSGLNWDESYSSPFSLTARSYYDTNIRDVILGLNVVENPGESYKYLSGNTQLLGMVIEKATNQTLTDYLQESFWTPMESFEDATWQLDSEDSGMEKSYCCIASNAKDFARFGKLYKDKGAWNGEQLLDSSFVSTAIEPRFKDSPEYGYGFWLSNHLGKDIFAMRGILGQYVITIPEDNVIIVRLGHKRGQFVDKPFTQDFYTYIEEAYSMMAEH
- a CDS encoding NUDIX domain-containing protein; the encoded protein is MPKQEISITTDAVIFSTLSNTDYVLLIQRKNDPFKDEWALPGGFLETDETFETGAKRELKEETGLDVKALKQIGVFGAIGRDPRGRTISIAFVGTISSTPKVEAADDAKNAKWWPLNNLPNLAFDHSEIIAKALKAL
- a CDS encoding M4 family metallopeptidase — its product is MRNFYGSVFFALLFCAPMLQAQTDRRDEKRNVKQPPKLIVLDDTQRKSSSPQDVLGQVYNLGQNNQLTPRKQSTDNLGFSQQEFQQRHQGIPVEFAISKLHSKQGIPQAVSGEYYPIKDLDVTTTLTNQQALMRAVNHIGAQHYLWEYPDAAAEMDGYQKPTGDLVILPMYNGDEISTYKLAYKFDIYATYPISRGDLYIDAKNGDALFYNATIKHANSFGHVGEPMVTVSQFEDDTTYDNYTSIAMMASGTAATRYSGSRTIETQLTGGSYRLADTGRDVYTRDAKNQAPGGTYPYINNYDEFTDNDNNWTTAEHSANKDNAALDAHWGAMETYDYWQQVHGRDSYNGSGAQIRSYVHVDNNYDNAFWNGSVMSYGDGSSNGNEGNGFFDALTSIDVASHEIGHAVTTFTANLAYQRESGGLNEGFSDIWGAAVEHFAKGNGSDTNPTDEVWLIGDEIDRRSGSAALRSMSNPTSLGQPDTYGGQFWQNPNCGTPTQSNDYCGVHTNSGVLNYWFYLLVEGGNGTNDVGDVFSVSGIGMDKSAKIAYRTLNNYLSANSTFANARAGAIQAAKDLYGAGGAEEQAVTNAWHAVNVGDAFGGGNGGSNYCASNGNSVADEYISRVQLADINNTSGAGSGGYQNHTAVETDLAKGDVYTITITPTWTGTVYSEGYAVWIDYNQDGDFSDSGELVTSVAATQNTPVSGSFTVPTNASDGATRMRVSMKYNGVPSACESFSYGEVEDYTVNIGSSAADTQAPSVPTNLSASNITETTVDLSWNASNDNVGVTGYDVYQGTALLGTTANTSAQITGLSSGTNYTFNVRAKDDAGNVSGASNTVSVTTDSPASGGGCVNGISSFPYSEGYESNLGAWTQSTSDDINWTRDASGTPSSNTGPSSAVEGSFYVFVEASGNGTGYPNKQAILNSPCIDLSATAQPNFTFKYHMYGASDMGSLKVDVSDNDGATWTTLFSETGNKGNAWQSATVDLSAYNGSSIRLRFNRTTGSTWQADIAIDDVRVIDGTADICAGVAPYSSSQSYSTGDRVTYQGNLFERTASGWTNLGACGSSFGITNLVPQAPPVNSTFNIYPNPVKGTSLQVDFVSQKEATFTIVNMLGQQVAKGNLSNTLEVGNLESGIYLLNATIDGQTITKRFIKE
- the hemB gene encoding porphobilinogen synthase, translating into MYPLRRNRRLRTNASIRGLVRETMLSPNDFIVPLFITEGSGVKDEIASMPNYYRYSLDLLKAEVKSLWDLGLRSVLLFVKVPNNLKDNAGTEALNPDGLMQRAIKTVKDTCPDMIVMTDVALDPYSIFGHDGVVGDGQIINDDTNAILAEMSLSHAKAGADIVAPSDMMDGRIFEIRSLLEDEGFHNTGIMSYSAKYASAFYGPFRDALASAPVDVKDVPKDKQSYQMDPANRDEAIKETIMDVQEGADIVMVKPGLCYLDIVRDVKEAVDVPVAVYQVSGEYAMLKAAAEKGWLDHDAVMLEQLVSIKRAGANMIASYFAKDAVKLL
- a CDS encoding CNNM domain-containing protein, whose amino-acid sequence is MTLLIIYAVVSIFFSFLCSILEAALLSVTPTFIKIKTKEGKGYAQTLAEFKKDIDKPLIAILTLNTVAHTVGAILVGVQAEKAFGSGNNSVGIVSAIMTVLILVVSEIIPKTIGATYWKSLGNFTAKFLKLIMFPLKYTGILWILTLTTKLIGKSAHVSTMSREEFMAITDAAEEEGVFEENETTVIKNLLVFKSVEAKDVMTPFSVAIIEDETKTIEEFYQEHKHLKFSRIPVYKEKTNNITGFILKDDVLEEMLDNKGPDALSTLRRDILMTSNNTPIPELFEFFVEKRAHIAMVSDEYGNSVGIVTMEDIIETLLGLEIMDESDRVEDMQELARKNWENRAKRMGLLESKKANEDGSSKA
- a CDS encoding DUF4382 domain-containing protein, whose translation is MKYVIKISLIMLAVIFLACNEDDSSSEEPARLSVKLVDAPGDYDAVFVDVQDVVVKYNGNLDDEDDVVIGDVNSGIYNLLELTGGASVLLVDDNIPAGNISQIRLILGTNNSVVVDGETFPLSTPSAQQSGLKIQVNETLEGGIFYEFILDFDADKSIVNQGNGGYSLKPVIRASTVAESGAISGTVNPSDFQTEVIAVSGELEITTYTDATGNFVLSGVPNGVYIVSINPDPESGFESQTFVDVEVVNGEVTSIGNVEL